One genomic segment of Candidatus Fukatsuia endosymbiont of Tuberolachnus salignus includes these proteins:
- a CDS encoding phage minor tail protein L, giving the protein MTTHTDLQRLLPGNRIRLFEVDGTAFQATILRFHADTLAHTPEELTTAATDETKLNAKSIWWQSKEYAPWPVQIEGLETASDGQQAQPRLTVANLDGSITALCLKFDDMVQAKVIIHDTFKHYLDARNFPQGNPEDDPTQEKVQVYTIDSKSMETSEMVEFTLSSPADLQGLLIPTRQIHSLCTWAMRGDYRSGNGCDYAGSQYFDEQGDPTDDPTQDRCTGRLVECKKRFGKHNPLPFGGFPGSALIKR; this is encoded by the coding sequence ATGACAACCCACACTGACCTGCAACGTCTGTTGCCAGGCAATCGCATTCGTCTGTTCGAAGTCGATGGCACTGCGTTCCAGGCAACTATTTTACGCTTCCACGCCGATACTTTAGCCCATACACCGGAAGAACTGACCACCGCTGCAACTGATGAAACCAAGCTCAACGCAAAATCCATCTGGTGGCAAAGTAAGGAATATGCTCCCTGGCCGGTACAGATAGAAGGACTGGAAACCGCCAGTGATGGACAACAAGCACAGCCCAGATTAACCGTTGCCAACCTCGATGGCAGCATCACTGCGCTGTGCCTGAAATTTGACGACATGGTACAAGCCAAGGTGATTATTCACGACACCTTCAAACATTATCTGGATGCGCGTAATTTTCCACAAGGCAATCCTGAAGACGATCCGACACAAGAAAAAGTCCAGGTCTACACCATTGACAGTAAATCCATGGAAACCAGCGAGATGGTTGAGTTTACCCTCTCCAGCCCGGCGGATTTGCAAGGTTTGTTAATTCCTACACGGCAAATTCATTCACTGTGCACCTGGGCAATGCGTGGTGACTACCGCAGCGGTAACGGCTGTGATTACGCGGGTAGCCAGTATTTTGATGAGCAGGGTGATCCCACTGATGATCCGACCCAGGACAGATGCACGGGTCGATTGGTGGAATGTAAAAAACGGTTCGGCAAACATAATCCGTTACCTTTTGGCGGCTTCCCCGGTTCTGCACTGATCAAGAGGTAA
- a CDS encoding phage tail tape measure protein, translating into MTEIATISLRVDTSNLEKGDRALAHFGDTAARTAAQAEDFNSSFTPATRTLNAFGHQTHQANLSLQQQRDELHRLLGKIHPVTAAFGKLDEREAQLRRYKNLPFLDKDTFDQAARAIHQARDELAQAAQARTAEGRAAAAQAAADKVAAQAKNAFIAKLREQSECQGKTTAEILAYKAAQLGVTQQAAPFIATLREQENSWKKGTISAGQYRMALRQLPMQFTDIATSIAGGMPLYLIAIQQGGQIRDSFGGIANALKAMGQWLTPTKILLGGAATALASVGLAYYRGAQESSTFNKQLILTGQYAGKTATQLQQLAKRLSGDGLTQSALSAALAQVVGSGAFDSTQIEQVSVAAAKMAAATGQSVDDTVKHFTRLQEEPLTAVKALDKQLHFLTASEYEQIAALERAGNTLGAARLAMEAYANALKTRADDIVANLGTMEKAWYSLKNTAKSAWNAMLDIGRDKTIQDELALAEAHLNAARKGFFNRTRIKELENKKTALLEKQFQDELTAARKKAHHTTEAIEKAALQRRDHWRERYANQAQQRSKELKKFNEIATRFSPQEQVRIRAAIEARFPDEKRKKSPNIRQATGRPAAVYRDDAATRALLESRQRVAMLREQATLTASMNEQEKQQVRFTQQIADLKTKSLLTADQQSLLARAKEINASLQLEAQLSRENSQRQKALAALKQMEDTSQSLARRNAQQQARFGLTDKQAKRVDQTFQLDNTYQKQKEGITDAEQLEKITAAYLRAKQELHTGFHQEKMNEGNWLAGMKQGITEYGETATHVFAATQKLANHTLGNLSSMMTELTTTGQANLKSFATAFLTNIVDIINRLLIAQAIQAAMGWIGGAFTTHPVNAASSNALGTGVMGINTRWSSNVPSHAKGGYTGEGDKYQPAGIVHKGEFVMTKDATERIGVDNLYALIS; encoded by the coding sequence ATGACAGAGATTGCAACGATTTCGCTACGTGTCGACACCTCAAACCTGGAAAAAGGGGACAGGGCACTGGCTCACTTTGGCGACACGGCCGCGCGTACTGCCGCGCAAGCCGAGGATTTCAATTCATCGTTTACACCGGCCACCCGTACGCTCAATGCGTTCGGCCATCAAACACATCAAGCCAATCTTAGCCTGCAACAACAGCGTGATGAGCTGCACCGCTTATTGGGTAAAATTCATCCGGTCACCGCGGCCTTTGGCAAGCTTGATGAGAGGGAAGCGCAGCTCAGGCGGTATAAAAACTTGCCGTTCCTTGACAAGGACACCTTTGACCAAGCCGCCCGGGCAATTCATCAGGCGCGTGATGAACTCGCTCAAGCTGCCCAAGCGAGAACCGCTGAAGGTCGTGCCGCGGCGGCGCAAGCCGCTGCAGACAAAGTCGCCGCTCAGGCAAAAAACGCCTTTATTGCTAAACTGCGTGAACAAAGTGAATGTCAGGGGAAAACCACTGCGGAGATTTTGGCCTACAAAGCCGCACAATTGGGCGTCACCCAACAGGCTGCACCTTTCATTGCCACACTCAGGGAACAAGAAAACAGCTGGAAAAAAGGCACGATATCGGCGGGTCAATACCGGATGGCATTACGTCAATTGCCGATGCAGTTTACCGACATTGCGACCTCGATTGCCGGGGGGATGCCGCTGTACCTGATTGCCATTCAGCAAGGAGGACAAATCCGGGACAGCTTTGGTGGCATCGCCAATGCACTCAAAGCCATGGGACAGTGGCTGACACCGACCAAAATCCTGCTCGGGGGCGCCGCGACCGCGCTGGCAAGCGTCGGACTGGCCTACTACCGGGGTGCACAAGAAAGCAGCACCTTCAATAAGCAGCTGATTTTGACCGGCCAGTATGCGGGCAAAACCGCCACTCAATTACAACAGTTGGCTAAACGACTCTCCGGTGACGGGTTAACCCAATCGGCGTTATCGGCAGCTCTGGCACAGGTGGTGGGCAGCGGCGCGTTTGACAGCACACAAATTGAACAGGTCAGCGTGGCGGCCGCCAAAATGGCGGCGGCAACGGGACAATCCGTCGATGACACCGTCAAACATTTTACCCGCTTACAGGAGGAACCGCTTACTGCGGTCAAAGCGCTCGACAAGCAATTGCATTTTCTGACGGCTTCCGAGTATGAACAGATAGCCGCCCTGGAACGCGCGGGCAATACCTTGGGTGCCGCACGTCTGGCGATGGAGGCCTATGCCAATGCCCTGAAAACCCGGGCGGATGACATCGTCGCTAATCTGGGCACGATGGAAAAAGCCTGGTACAGCCTGAAAAACACGGCCAAGAGCGCCTGGAATGCCATGCTGGATATCGGCAGAGACAAAACGATACAGGATGAACTGGCCCTGGCGGAGGCGCATTTAAATGCGGCGCGCAAAGGGTTTTTTAATCGCACCCGTATCAAAGAGCTGGAAAATAAAAAAACGGCCTTACTGGAAAAGCAATTTCAGGATGAATTAACCGCGGCGCGTAAAAAAGCCCATCACACCACCGAAGCAATCGAAAAAGCGGCGCTGCAACGCCGTGACCACTGGCGTGAACGCTATGCCAACCAAGCCCAGCAGCGCAGCAAAGAGCTGAAAAAATTTAACGAGATTGCTACCCGATTCAGCCCGCAGGAACAAGTGCGTATCCGTGCGGCTATCGAAGCACGATTTCCCGACGAGAAGCGCAAAAAATCACCCAACATCCGCCAGGCAACAGGCCGTCCAGCCGCAGTCTATCGCGATGATGCTGCCACCCGTGCTTTACTGGAAAGCCGTCAGCGGGTCGCGATGTTACGTGAACAGGCAACGCTCACGGCTTCAATGAATGAGCAGGAAAAGCAGCAGGTGAGATTCACACAGCAGATAGCGGATTTAAAAACCAAATCGTTATTGACTGCTGACCAACAATCTCTGTTAGCCCGTGCCAAAGAAATCAATGCCAGCCTGCAACTGGAAGCTCAGTTATCCCGTGAGAACAGCCAGCGCCAAAAAGCGCTCGCCGCACTCAAACAGATGGAAGACACCAGCCAGTCTCTTGCCCGTCGTAACGCTCAGCAGCAGGCTAGATTTGGACTCACCGATAAACAGGCAAAACGCGTTGACCAGACCTTTCAGCTGGATAATACCTATCAGAAACAAAAAGAAGGCATCACCGATGCCGAGCAACTAGAAAAAATCACCGCCGCCTATCTCAGGGCAAAACAAGAATTACATACCGGTTTTCATCAGGAAAAAATGAACGAGGGCAACTGGCTGGCGGGCATGAAACAAGGAATAACCGAATACGGTGAAACCGCCACTCACGTCTTCGCGGCAACACAAAAACTCGCCAATCACACCCTGGGCAACTTGTCCTCGATGATGACCGAATTGACCACCACCGGTCAGGCCAATCTAAAAAGCTTTGCCACGGCGTTTTTGACAAATATCGTCGATATCATTAATCGCCTATTAATTGCCCAAGCGATACAAGCGGCTATGGGCTGGATAGGGGGGGCGTTTACAACTCACCCTGTAAATGCAGCCAGTAGCAATGCACTGGGAACCGGTGTTATGGGCATAAATACTCGCTGGAGCAGTAATGTGCCCAGTCATGCGAAGGGTGGCTACACCGGTGAAGGCGACAAATACCAGCCTGCGGGTATCGTCCACAAAGGCGAATTTGTGATGACTAAAGACGCCACCGAGCGTATTGGCGTCGATAATCTTTATGCCCTTATATCTTGA
- a CDS encoding IS110 family transposase has product MGESAMDKTAVGIDVAKLKFDVAVWVERKKYKTKAFPNTPSGFSQLLKWLIPYGDCHICLEATGSYSVPLAMFLVDNGIDVSLENPSRIHAFGESELSRNKTDQGDAKMIVRYCALHTPVLWTPPPLSERQLTALVRHLKSLEEMRQMQENRQSVADDVVQSSLLEIISALKQQIQATKEKIKNHIDNDPDLKKNKALLESIPGIGEILSASLLAYVGNVSKFTNSKAVVAYAGLNPKLCESGLFKGRSRLSKRGHTELRKALYMPALAALSCNPIVKAQWQRLVSRHKGGKMGVCAAMRKLLQLAYGVLKSGIPFDTKIALAS; this is encoded by the coding sequence ATGGGAGAATCAGCCATGGACAAGACCGCAGTGGGTATTGATGTTGCCAAATTAAAATTCGATGTTGCAGTGTGGGTAGAGAGAAAAAAGTATAAAACAAAAGCATTCCCGAATACCCCCTCTGGATTTAGCCAACTACTGAAATGGCTTATCCCTTACGGGGATTGTCATATTTGTCTCGAAGCCACAGGGAGTTACAGTGTTCCACTGGCTATGTTCTTAGTTGATAATGGCATTGACGTCAGCCTAGAAAACCCATCACGTATTCATGCCTTTGGTGAGAGTGAACTGAGTCGGAACAAGACGGATCAGGGGGATGCAAAAATGATAGTGCGCTACTGCGCACTGCATACACCTGTCCTCTGGACTCCTCCTCCCTTGAGCGAACGTCAATTAACCGCGCTAGTACGCCATCTAAAGAGTTTAGAGGAAATGAGGCAAATGCAAGAAAATCGGCAATCAGTGGCTGACGATGTCGTTCAATCCTCACTGCTTGAAATCATTTCTGCACTTAAACAACAAATCCAGGCCACCAAAGAAAAAATAAAAAACCATATCGATAACGATCCTGACTTAAAGAAAAATAAAGCGTTGCTGGAGAGTATTCCTGGTATCGGTGAAATACTAAGTGCCAGTTTGCTGGCGTATGTGGGTAATGTGTCAAAATTCACTAACAGTAAGGCAGTGGTGGCCTATGCCGGGCTTAACCCAAAACTTTGTGAATCAGGTTTATTTAAAGGACGGAGCCGCCTATCAAAACGGGGTCATACCGAGCTCAGGAAAGCGTTGTATATGCCCGCTCTGGCTGCCCTTTCTTGTAATCCGATAGTGAAAGCACAGTGGCAACGACTCGTATCACGCCATAAAGGGGGTAAAATGGGCGTCTGTGCGGCAATGCGCAAATTACTCCAACTGGCGTATGGTGTGCTGAAATCAGGCATCCCATTCGATACAAAAATAGCACTTGCATCATGA
- a CDS encoding phage tail protein has protein sequence MAIDTFTWRTQGTPEGSFLHRVRVAQFGDGYKQVAGDGINPESQSWPLTFQGTEKNMLPLLTFIRQHCTQSCLWTPPYGVLGLYRVAADSIRVTPLGGNTLSISFTFEQTFQP, from the coding sequence ATGGCAATCGATACCTTCACCTGGCGTACTCAGGGTACCCCGGAGGGCAGTTTTTTACATCGCGTCAGGGTGGCGCAGTTCGGTGATGGCTACAAACAGGTTGCGGGCGACGGAATCAATCCCGAAAGCCAATCTTGGCCGCTAACCTTTCAGGGCACTGAAAAAAACATGCTGCCGTTACTCACCTTTATTCGCCAGCACTGCACACAATCTTGCTTATGGACGCCACCCTATGGGGTGCTGGGTCTCTACCGCGTGGCAGCAGATTCCATCAGAGTCACTCCCTTAGGGGGCAACACCCTGTCAATCAGCTTTACTTTTGAGCAAACCTTCCAACCTTAA